The nucleotide window AAGGTTGTGAGGAACTCATATTATTCAATACTATAGTTGTCACGCGTGATAATTAAAATTATGTCTAAGAAAAGCGCGGGATAAAAACGCTTTATTACCTTTATGCCTTCTTTCTTATTGCAATCTCTATCGTTGAAACTCTTGATTGCCTACCGTCTTGGCTTGTCACAGTCTGGCTCCCGATCCTTATTTCTTTAACTTCTATCTTGTCTGGTAAGAACCTGTTCCTGACTATTTCCACTGTGTCTACGGCTTTGCTGATTGCTCTTCCTCTTGCCTTTATTATTATTTCACTTACACCTTGGTTTAGTAGAGTTAGAGCTGCTAATACATAGTTCATTACAGGTTTTTTACCTACTAATACTACATTACTTGGAGTTGCGGCGGTGCTCACATATATCACCCGAATCGCAATAACAGATACTTACTAGGGTAATAAAGTTATCTAAGAGAGTAGTGTAGGTAAGAATAGCGGAAAAAATACACTTAAGAAATATATAAGCCAGATAGCACGATATCACTCACTTCTATGTCTTATAAAATCATACTGTATAAATGCAACATTTAGCATGGTCAAGATTAGGTACTTATTTGGATGTCCTAATTGTAATGGCCCAATAGATTCGGAAAGGCTTTTAAAGGGATTGCCTTGTGAGTCGTGTTTACCGGGCTATTCCGAGGCTCTGGATATTAAAGCGATATACGACCTGCTGGTTAAGAACTCGACCTTGAAAAGTTACGCTGAGCTCTATTATAACTTTGAGATGTATGAGGAGTTGTCAAGCCTATTCAAGAAAATAGTGGGCAAAGAACCTTGGCCTCTGCAGAAGTATTGGTTAAGGAAATTGCTTAGGGGCGAGAATTTTTCGCTATCTGCACCTACCGGGATAGGTAAAACTACGACTTTGATGGTATATTCTATATATAGAGGTGAGACCACCTTATTTGTAGTACCTACGAACTCTTTGAGGGATCAAATATGCCAGAGGTTAAAGGCTATCACTCCTGATGTATCCTGCGGGAACCCAGAAGACGGTAAAATAAACGTGACGTCTTTCTATTCCATAAACCGTAATACGGAGAAATATGCCAGCCTGAAGCCTAAAGTAGTGATCGTGGACGATGCCGATATGATCCTTAAGAGCGGTAAGACTACTGAAAGGATAGCTACAATCCTTCAGATACCCCAGGACGTATTTGATAAGGCTGTACAGTTAGTTAAATTAAGGAGGATCCTGTCCTTTAAGGAAGACCGAGAACTATCACAGAGAGTAAGGGAATTAGAAGCTCAAGTATACACGTGGAGGCCTGTGACACAGTTTGTCGTATCCAGCGCTACTTTGAGACCTAAGGGGTCTAAACAACTTGCCCTGAGGACTTTGGCGGGTTTTGAGCCTTCCACCGTCCAGATCTATAGTAGGAATATAATAGACTCATATCAAGACGGACTGGACTTAGTAAACCTATTAGATAGGCTGGGTGATGAAGGGGCCTTAATACTAGTATCAAGAGACTTCGGGAGGGCAAAGGTAAAAGAGATAGTTAACGAACTTAACGAGAGAGGGTTTAGGGCTATTCAGGCTGTATCAGGGAGGAAGTTCATGGATAAGTTCTCTTCCGGTGAAGTAGGGTATTTAGTAGGGTCGGCTAGCTATTACGGTGTAGCTGTAAGGGGGCTGGACGAGCCTAAGAGGTTAAAATACGTAATATTTTACGGTGTCCCGAAGACTAAGTTACCCTTAGAGGACTCTTTAAATAACCCGTTTACCGCGTTAAGGGTAGCTGATGCTTTATCGCTCGATGTCGGTAATCTGAGGAAAAAAGTGCTATTGCTTTCCCCTTCTGAAGTCCAAGCTATAAAATTTGCACTTAGAAACTCGGAGACGTTAAACGGTAAACTTGAAGAGTTGAGGAAATCACTGAGCTATTTGAAAGAAAACGTAATTGAGGTGCTCAAAAGTAAAAAGCCCTCGGTATTAAAGTTAGACAATTTCACAGTAGAAAGAGAAGGCAGGAGGTATTTTATCCTCATACCGGACGCCATAACTTATATACAGGGCTCTGGTAGGGCTAGCAGGATCTTACACAACGGGTTTACTTTAGGGCTAAGTGTGGTCTTAGTCGATAAGCCTGAGCTCTTTGAAATCCTGGCGAAGAGAGTTAAGGGGTTATCTTATGATACAGAATTTAAGAAGTTTAACGACCTCGACCTAGATAGTATAAAGAGAGAAGTAACGGAAAGTAGGAATGGCGGGTCTAGGAGTTTAGACATTAAGACAGCATTAATAGTCGTCGAGTCCCCTACTAAGGCTAAGACTATTTCAAGGATTTTTAGCAGAGGG belongs to Stygiolobus caldivivus and includes:
- the rgy gene encoding reverse gyrase, whose amino-acid sequence is MVKIRYLFGCPNCNGPIDSERLLKGLPCESCLPGYSEALDIKAIYDLLVKNSTLKSYAELYYNFEMYEELSSLFKKIVGKEPWPLQKYWLRKLLRGENFSLSAPTGIGKTTTLMVYSIYRGETTLFVVPTNSLRDQICQRLKAITPDVSCGNPEDGKINVTSFYSINRNTEKYASLKPKVVIVDDADMILKSGKTTERIATILQIPQDVFDKAVQLVKLRRILSFKEDRELSQRVRELEAQVYTWRPVTQFVVSSATLRPKGSKQLALRTLAGFEPSTVQIYSRNIIDSYQDGLDLVNLLDRLGDEGALILVSRDFGRAKVKEIVNELNERGFRAIQAVSGRKFMDKFSSGEVGYLVGSASYYGVAVRGLDEPKRLKYVIFYGVPKTKLPLEDSLNNPFTALRVADALSLDVGNLRKKVLLLSPSEVQAIKFALRNSETLNGKLEELRKSLSYLKENVIEVLKSKKPSVLKLDNFTVEREGRRYFILIPDAITYIQGSGRASRILHNGFTLGLSVVLVDKPELFEILAKRVKGLSYDTEFKKFNDLDLDSIKREVTESRNGGSRSLDIKTALIVVESPTKAKTISRIFSRGVRRELYGVPVYESIIVDKNSVIVANIVASKGHVTDLTTEEVGYYGVEVDNEIRANYSPIYKCYNCLKTITKRVDSCPYCGSTLVYSSERIINAIRLLSSDVDEVYVATDPDQEGEKIAFDLYALISPYNKNVFRVTYHEITKNAILEAIRNKSWFNLNAVNSQLARRIEDRWIGFELSSALKSIIGDQNNGSGRVQGPVLGWIVDRTNEYKRNTGWMVYVKVGNYVIRRLFKSKAEAEDFVKRLNVKVLKVGEREEVVNPQPPYTTDALLIDAYNRLGISAPLTMRVAQELFESGLITYHRTDSIHISPLGVNIAKEYLIRSGLNQDFQGRSWGESGTHEAIRPTNPMDLNDLQRDIEENPFKYYIKFTWVHFKVYDLIFRRFIASQMGPAKVIYGKFRVTLTGNDEELIEVPILVEGGFSKVYPVKVYSLDGSEVTSSIRKGSSVPLLGYAEVIKLMKEKNIGRPSTYAKTVTSLIRHGYVIETKKRSFLLASKRGIKAYEVLRNNFAEFVSESRTSLLVDTIDKISKGTLDVDVFIKDLFQEVNSGIRVLINSPELKEQI
- the albA gene encoding DNA-binding protein Alba; translation: MSTAATPSNVVLVGKKPVMNYVLAALTLLNQGVSEIIIKARGRAISKAVDTVEIVRNRFLPDKIEVKEIRIGSQTVTSQDGRQSRVSTIEIAIRKKA